One genomic segment of Nocardia sp. XZ_19_385 includes these proteins:
- a CDS encoding adenylate kinase: protein MRLVLVGPPGAGKGTQAEILCERINIPQISTGEMLRAAQAAGELPEHLGRQMSEGGLLPDEVVLELIGKRLTEADCRSGFLLDGFPRTETQATGLDRILEKQGAAIDLVVALEVPAERLIERAVYRRADKRTGKIYHLKSNPPPAGAELEHRSDDHEDVVRQRIENYAAMTAELLPFYEKRGVLRRVDGVGDVQAVAERVRAVLPPA from the coding sequence ATGCGACTGGTTCTGGTGGGGCCGCCTGGTGCGGGTAAAGGGACGCAAGCCGAGATCCTTTGTGAGCGGATCAATATTCCGCAGATTTCGACCGGGGAAATGTTGCGCGCCGCGCAGGCTGCTGGTGAGCTGCCCGAGCATTTGGGGCGGCAGATGTCCGAGGGTGGGTTGCTGCCGGATGAGGTGGTGCTCGAGTTGATCGGCAAGCGGCTGACCGAGGCGGATTGCCGGTCGGGGTTTTTGCTGGACGGCTTTCCGCGGACCGAGACGCAGGCCACCGGGCTGGATCGAATTCTCGAAAAGCAGGGCGCCGCGATCGATCTGGTGGTGGCGCTGGAAGTGCCGGCGGAGCGGTTGATCGAGCGTGCCGTTTATCGCCGTGCGGACAAACGCACCGGGAAGATCTACCACCTGAAATCCAATCCGCCGCCGGCGGGCGCGGAGCTGGAACATCGTTCCGATGATCACGAGGATGTCGTGCGGCAGCGCATCGAAAACTATGCGGCGATGACGGCGGAATTGCTCCCCTTCTACGAAAAGCGCGGAGTGCTGCGACGCGTGGACGGGGTGGGCGACGTGCAGGCAGTCGCGGAACGGGTGCGGGCGGTACTACCGCCGGCCTGA
- a CDS encoding YafY family protein has translation MRASRLVQLLLLLQTRGRVTAPELAAALEVSVRTVYRDVEALSEAGVPVYSEPGRLGGIRLVDGYRTRLTGLTSEEADAVLLAGLPGAAADLGLGTVLATAQLKVLAALPPELRGRATRVAERVHIDVPGWFHRPEETPTLATIADALWHDRRLQVTYGRKDREVERLLDPLGLVLKAGTWYLVARHRHDIRSYRVGRITVAEQTDEYFTRPEDFDLAAHWAEAQEGFAQSMLRVRARCRVRADHIRLLRLSFEPAAVTAALASMSEPDADDWVEVELASESYPVLVHSILPLGAGAEILDPPELRAQLAAIAAGMADNYRQ, from the coding sequence ATGCGTGCGAGCCGATTGGTGCAACTTCTCCTGCTGCTGCAGACCCGCGGCAGGGTCACCGCTCCGGAGCTGGCCGCGGCGCTGGAGGTCTCGGTGCGGACGGTATATCGCGACGTAGAGGCGCTGTCGGAGGCGGGAGTTCCGGTGTACAGCGAGCCGGGGCGGCTGGGCGGTATCCGGCTGGTCGACGGTTACCGGACGCGGTTGACCGGGTTGACCTCGGAGGAAGCCGACGCGGTGCTGCTCGCCGGACTCCCCGGCGCGGCCGCCGACCTCGGACTGGGCACGGTGCTCGCGACCGCGCAGCTCAAGGTGCTCGCCGCCCTGCCGCCGGAACTGCGCGGGCGAGCCACCCGGGTCGCCGAGCGCGTGCATATCGATGTGCCCGGCTGGTTCCATCGCCCCGAGGAGACACCGACCCTGGCCACCATCGCCGACGCACTGTGGCACGACCGCAGGCTGCAGGTGACCTACGGACGCAAGGACCGGGAGGTCGAACGCCTGCTCGATCCGCTCGGGCTGGTGCTCAAAGCGGGTACCTGGTATCTGGTCGCCCGTCATCGCCACGACATCCGCTCCTACCGGGTCGGCCGGATCACGGTCGCCGAGCAGACCGATGAATATTTCACCCGCCCAGAGGATTTCGATCTCGCCGCACATTGGGCCGAGGCACAGGAAGGCTTCGCGCAATCCATGCTGCGCGTACGCGCCCGCTGCCGCGTCCGGGCCGATCACATTCGACTACTCCGGCTGAGTTTCGAACCCGCCGCCGTCACTGCGGCTTTGGCGTCGATGAGCGAACCGGACGCGGACGACTGGGTCGAGGTGGAACTCGCCTCCGAATCGTATCCCGTTCTAGTGCACAGTATTCTGCCGCTCGGCGCCGGTGCGGAGATCCTCGATCCGCCGGAGCTGCGCGCCCAGCTCGCCGCGATCGCCGCTGGCATGGCAGACAACTACCGCCAGTAA
- the ppc gene encoding phosphoenolpyruvate carboxylase, whose protein sequence is MTVSRIDSAQDATRPLRDDIRFLGGVLGDTIRDHEGPEVFDLIERVRIEAFRIRREEVERSAVADMLSGVDIETAIPLIRAFSYFVLLANLAEDIQRDRRRAAHVAAGEPPQDSSLAATYRKLDAARLDGDQVADLLVDALVSPVITAHPTETRRRTVFDVQTSITDLMRMRQRYDETEAERADFELQIRRQVLALWRTALIRLARLRIQDEIAVGLRYYELTLLDVIPAINAEVRAALRSRWPDTELLSRPILRPGSWIGGDRDGNPYVTAEVVRQAAQQAAGVAFGHYLRVLVELEKSLSLSARLAEVSPEVTALAAAGYADPLVHADEPYRRALHAVRARLTVTAQQALGSLPADGLAGRIEGVDPYPAPRAVLDDLDAIDASLRASGDGLLADDRLAALRNAVETFGFHLQGLDMRQNSEVHEQVVAEIFAWAGVHSDYASLAEAERVELLAAELRTRRPLLGPHARLSELATKELGIVRAATEVVETLGAEAIPNYIISMCTSVSDMLEAALLLKEGGLLDPGPPDGAPSCTVGIVPLFETIEDLGAGATTLSAALEVPVYRDLVAARGMRQEVMLGYSDSNKDGGYLAANWALYRAELDLVEVARKAGIRLRLFHGRGGTVGRGGGRSYDAILAQPAGAVHGSLRLTEQGEVIAAKYAEPRAAHRNLESLIAGTLESTLLDVEGLGADAEPSYQLMDDLAARARAAYARLVHETPGFVQYFRQSTPVAEVGDLNIGSRPASRKPTNSVSDLRAIPWVMAWSQARVMLPGWYGTGTALEEWVGDDPQRLATLSDLYRRWPFFRTVMSNLAQVMAKSDLDIAARYADLVDDKTLRDTIFEMIRDEHARTVRMHAAITGNDHLLADNASLAESIHNRFPYLEPLNQMQVELLRRLRSGDDSDLVKRGILLTMNGLATALRNSG, encoded by the coding sequence ATGACCGTATCGCGGATCGACTCAGCACAGGACGCGACCCGGCCGCTGCGCGACGACATCCGGTTCCTGGGTGGCGTGCTCGGCGACACCATCCGCGACCACGAAGGCCCGGAGGTGTTCGATCTCATCGAGCGGGTGCGCATCGAGGCCTTCCGGATCCGCCGCGAGGAGGTGGAGCGCAGCGCGGTCGCGGACATGCTCTCCGGGGTGGATATCGAGACCGCGATCCCACTGATCCGCGCGTTCAGCTATTTCGTGCTGCTGGCCAATCTCGCCGAGGATATTCAGCGCGATCGGCGCCGGGCCGCGCACGTGGCGGCCGGAGAGCCGCCGCAGGATTCGTCGCTGGCCGCCACCTACCGCAAACTCGACGCGGCGCGGCTCGATGGTGACCAGGTCGCCGACCTGCTGGTGGACGCGCTGGTGTCCCCGGTGATCACCGCGCATCCCACCGAGACTCGCCGTCGCACCGTATTCGACGTGCAGACCAGCATCACCGATCTGATGCGGATGCGGCAGCGCTACGACGAAACCGAGGCCGAGCGCGCCGATTTCGAGTTGCAGATCCGCCGGCAGGTGCTGGCGCTGTGGCGGACGGCGCTGATCCGTTTGGCGCGCTTGCGGATTCAGGACGAGATCGCGGTGGGGCTGCGGTACTACGAGCTGACCCTGCTGGATGTGATCCCGGCGATCAACGCCGAAGTCCGTGCGGCGCTGCGGTCCCGATGGCCGGACACCGAACTGCTGTCGCGTCCGATCCTGCGACCCGGCTCCTGGATCGGTGGCGACCGCGATGGAAACCCCTATGTGACAGCGGAGGTGGTGCGCCAGGCCGCACAACAAGCCGCTGGCGTGGCGTTCGGGCATTACCTGCGGGTACTGGTGGAGCTGGAGAAGTCGCTGTCGCTGTCGGCGCGGCTGGCCGAGGTGTCGCCGGAGGTGACCGCATTGGCCGCCGCCGGATACGCGGACCCGCTGGTGCATGCCGACGAACCGTATCGCCGTGCGCTGCACGCGGTTCGGGCCCGGCTCACCGTCACCGCGCAGCAGGCGCTCGGTAGCCTGCCCGCCGATGGTTTGGCCGGTCGCATCGAAGGGGTCGATCCGTATCCGGCGCCCCGCGCGGTGCTCGACGACCTGGACGCGATCGACGCCTCGCTGCGCGCCAGCGGTGACGGGCTGCTGGCCGACGACCGCCTGGCCGCGCTGCGAAATGCCGTGGAGACCTTCGGATTCCACCTCCAGGGCCTGGACATGCGGCAGAACTCGGAGGTGCACGAGCAGGTCGTCGCCGAGATATTCGCCTGGGCCGGTGTGCATTCCGATTACGCGAGCCTGGCCGAGGCCGAGCGGGTCGAGCTGCTCGCCGCGGAACTGCGCACCCGTCGTCCGCTGCTCGGCCCGCACGCACGGTTGAGCGAACTCGCCACCAAGGAGCTCGGCATCGTCCGCGCCGCCACCGAAGTCGTGGAAACCCTTGGGGCGGAGGCGATACCGAACTACATCATCAGTATGTGCACCTCCGTCAGCGACATGCTCGAGGCCGCGCTGCTGCTCAAAGAGGGCGGCCTGCTCGATCCGGGCCCGCCGGACGGCGCCCCGAGCTGCACGGTGGGAATCGTGCCCCTGTTCGAAACCATCGAGGACCTCGGCGCGGGCGCAACGACACTGTCGGCGGCCTTGGAAGTGCCGGTGTACCGAGATCTGGTGGCCGCCAGGGGTATGCGCCAGGAAGTCATGCTCGGCTACTCCGACTCCAACAAGGACGGCGGGTATCTCGCCGCGAACTGGGCGCTGTACCGCGCCGAACTGGACCTGGTCGAGGTGGCGCGCAAAGCGGGAATTCGGCTGCGGCTGTTCCACGGTCGGGGCGGCACGGTCGGTCGCGGCGGCGGCCGCAGCTACGACGCCATCCTCGCCCAGCCCGCCGGCGCCGTGCACGGCTCGCTGCGCCTGACCGAACAGGGCGAGGTGATCGCCGCCAAGTACGCCGAACCCCGTGCGGCACACCGCAATCTGGAATCACTGATCGCGGGCACGCTGGAGTCGACCCTGCTGGATGTGGAAGGTCTCGGCGCCGACGCCGAACCCTCCTACCAACTCATGGACGACCTCGCGGCCCGCGCCCGCGCCGCCTACGCCCGCCTGGTGCACGAAACCCCCGGCTTCGTCCAGTATTTCCGTCAGTCGACCCCGGTCGCCGAGGTCGGCGACCTCAATATCGGCAGCCGCCCCGCCTCCCGCAAACCCACCAATTCGGTGTCCGACCTGCGCGCCATCCCCTGGGTGATGGCCTGGAGCCAGGCCCGCGTGATGCTCCCCGGCTGGTATGGCACCGGCACCGCCCTCGAAGAGTGGGTAGGCGACGATCCGCAGCGCCTGGCCACCCTCTCCGACCTGTACCGGCGGTGGCCGTTCTTCCGCACGGTCATGTCGAACTTGGCCCAGGTGATGGCCAAGTCCGACCTCGACATCGCCGCCCGCTACGCCGACCTGGTCGACGACAAAACCTTGCGCGACACCATCTTCGAGATGATCCGCGACGAGCACGCCCGCACCGTCCGGATGCACGCCGCGATCACCGGCAACGACCACCTCCTCGCCGACAACGCCTCCCTGGCCGAGTCCATCCACAACCGCTTCCCCTACCTGGAGCCGCTCAACCAGATGCAGGTGGAACTGCTGCGCCGCTTGCGCTCCGGTGACGACAGCGACCTGGTGAAGCGTGGCATTCTGCTGACCATGAACGGCTTGGCCACCGCCCTGCGCAACTCGGGCTAG
- a CDS encoding FAD-dependent monooxygenase, which produces MLERVGIAMSKVIIVGGGIGGLATAVAFHRQGWDVEVLERAPEITEVGAGLSLFPNALRALDTLGLGDEARAHAREHGAVGIRNSKGGWLARPDTAAIRDRYGLPVMVHRADLVDILRRAIPEDAVRTGISVTEAHSGGSVEHSEGTSTGDLVVGADGINSVVRRAVCGQITPKYAGATAWRMVLTPTQPMDDLGETWGHGERFGFTPLGDGRVYCYATANLPAGTKTDGLEELKRRFGSWHAPIPSLLEAAEASAVLQNDLYYLPPLKTFVAERIALLGDAAHAMTPNLGQGGCQALEDAVVLAKVMREGGNLARYDELRRPRTQMIAARSNRAGMVAQLSWAPLAWLRDSLLRLVPASAQVKAMAPVLDWKP; this is translated from the coding sequence GTGCTGGAGAGAGTGGGGATTGCGATGTCGAAGGTGATCATCGTCGGCGGCGGTATCGGTGGACTGGCCACCGCTGTGGCGTTCCACCGGCAGGGCTGGGATGTCGAGGTGCTGGAGCGGGCGCCGGAGATCACCGAGGTCGGTGCGGGATTGTCGTTGTTTCCCAATGCTCTTCGAGCGCTGGATACTCTCGGTCTCGGTGACGAGGCGCGGGCGCACGCGCGCGAGCACGGCGCCGTCGGGATCCGGAACAGCAAGGGCGGCTGGCTGGCCCGCCCTGACACAGCCGCTATTCGAGACCGGTACGGCTTGCCGGTCATGGTGCATCGCGCAGATCTGGTCGACATTCTCCGGCGTGCGATCCCGGAAGACGCGGTGCGCACCGGCATTTCGGTGACGGAGGCGCACTCCGGCGGCAGCGTGGAACATTCCGAGGGCACCTCCACCGGTGACCTGGTTGTCGGTGCGGACGGCATCAACAGCGTTGTCCGGCGCGCGGTGTGCGGCCAGATCACCCCGAAGTATGCCGGTGCGACTGCCTGGCGCATGGTGTTGACTCCCACCCAGCCGATGGACGACCTCGGTGAAACCTGGGGCCACGGCGAACGATTCGGCTTCACGCCACTCGGCGATGGCCGCGTCTACTGTTACGCCACCGCGAATCTGCCCGCGGGGACGAAAACCGACGGCCTCGAGGAACTGAAACGCCGCTTCGGGTCCTGGCACGCGCCGATCCCGAGCTTGCTCGAGGCCGCCGAGGCATCCGCTGTCCTGCAGAATGATCTCTACTACTTACCGCCCCTGAAAACCTTTGTGGCCGAACGTATCGCGCTGCTCGGAGACGCCGCGCACGCTATGACGCCGAACCTCGGGCAGGGTGGTTGCCAAGCCTTGGAAGACGCGGTCGTGCTGGCCAAGGTCATGCGGGAGGGTGGAAACCTCGCCCGATACGACGAGCTGCGCCGACCTCGAACGCAAATGATCGCCGCCCGCTCGAACCGGGCAGGGATGGTCGCCCAGCTTTCGTGGGCGCCGCTGGCCTGGTTGCGCGACTCGTTGCTCCGGCTGGTTCCGGCCTCCGCGCAGGTGAAAGCCATGGCGCCGGTGCTGGACTGGAAGCCCTAG
- a CDS encoding YafY family protein, with protein MLETSARLLKLLALLQTHRDWTGTELSERLGVTGRTVRRDVERLRELGYPVHANQGTAGYRLGAGAALPPLLLDDEEAVAVAVSLRGASDGSVAGIEEAAVRALSKLEQVLPPRLRHRVRTLRGATVRVGTPRATVEPDTLMAIAEACQRREQLRFDYRAHGGASGIRKVEPHSLVHFSRHWYLVAWDVDRGDWRTFRVDRLTPRIPTGPRFTPRELPETDVATYLSRQLSVRTWPYQATVLLHVSADDASARVWPGMGVVEAFDEHSCRLHVGADTPEALVWMIASSDLDFTLLTGPPELVAALRRQAERCSGAVREFPE; from the coding sequence ATGTTGGAAACCTCGGCGCGACTACTGAAACTGCTGGCCCTGCTGCAGACCCACCGCGATTGGACCGGCACCGAGCTCTCCGAACGGCTCGGCGTCACCGGGCGCACCGTGCGCCGCGATGTGGAGCGGCTGCGGGAACTCGGTTATCCGGTGCACGCCAACCAGGGCACGGCCGGATATCGGCTGGGTGCCGGTGCCGCGCTGCCCCCGCTGCTGCTCGACGACGAGGAGGCGGTGGCGGTCGCGGTGAGTCTGCGCGGCGCGTCCGATGGCAGTGTCGCCGGTATCGAGGAGGCGGCGGTGCGGGCGCTGAGCAAGCTGGAGCAGGTGCTGCCGCCGCGATTGCGGCATCGCGTTCGCACGCTCCGGGGCGCGACCGTCCGGGTCGGCACACCGCGAGCGACCGTGGAACCGGACACGTTGATGGCCATCGCCGAGGCCTGCCAGCGCCGGGAGCAACTGCGTTTCGACTACCGTGCGCACGGCGGTGCCAGCGGTATCCGAAAAGTGGAGCCGCACAGCCTCGTTCACTTCAGCCGCCACTGGTACCTGGTGGCCTGGGATGTCGATCGCGGAGACTGGCGCACGTTCCGGGTGGATCGGCTGACCCCGCGCATACCGACCGGTCCCCGTTTCACGCCGCGGGAACTGCCGGAAACCGATGTGGCGACCTACCTTTCGCGCCAGCTGTCCGTGCGTACCTGGCCGTATCAGGCGACGGTGCTGCTGCACGTGTCCGCGGATGACGCCAGCGCCCGGGTGTGGCCGGGGATGGGTGTGGTCGAGGCGTTCGACGAGCACAGCTGCCGCCTGCACGTCGGCGCCGATACGCCCGAAGCCCTGGTCTGGATGATCGCGTCCTCCGATCTCGACTTCACCCTGCTCACCGGCCCGCCCGAACTCGTCGCGGCGCTGCGCCGGCAGGCCGAGCGCTGCTCGGGCGCGGTGCGCGAGTTCCCGGAGTAG
- a CDS encoding nitroreductase/quinone reductase family protein: MPSTLLRLIFPGAQGPAGAIEFTARRRRARAGSVTGGKRAKSEVDMVDNHPTGISLSGRLANFGSTRLTGLSKLSGRVHRHVYDRFGGTRFGKWMGKPVFELTVIGRKSGEPRSVILMLVRDGDDLLVCGSFGGRPTAPAWWHNLVAAGRGTVRIGRDSWSVTARVITDPDEYATHWRTLVAGYPDFETYQALSPRKLPIAVLSRTAI; the protein is encoded by the coding sequence ATGCCCTCGACCCTACTGCGGTTGATCTTTCCGGGAGCTCAGGGACCGGCCGGTGCAATCGAGTTCACAGCGAGACGGCGGCGCGCCCGGGCCGGTAGCGTGACCGGCGGCAAGCGAGCGAAGAGCGAGGTCGACATGGTCGATAACCACCCCACCGGCATCAGTCTCAGCGGACGCCTGGCCAATTTCGGCAGCACCCGCCTGACCGGCCTGAGCAAACTGTCGGGCCGAGTCCACCGGCACGTCTACGACCGCTTCGGCGGCACCCGGTTCGGCAAGTGGATGGGCAAACCGGTCTTCGAACTGACCGTGATCGGCCGCAAGTCCGGCGAGCCACGCTCCGTCATCCTGATGCTCGTCCGCGACGGCGACGACCTGCTGGTCTGCGGCTCCTTCGGCGGCCGCCCCACCGCCCCGGCCTGGTGGCACAACCTGGTCGCCGCCGGCCGTGGGACGGTCCGGATCGGCCGCGACAGCTGGTCCGTCACCGCCCGGGTGATCACCGACCCGGACGAATACGCCACCCACTGGCGCACCCTGGTCGCGGGCTACCCCGACTTCGAGACCTACCAGGCCCTCAGCCCCCGCAAACTCCCCATCGCGGTGCTCAGCCGGACCGCCATCTGA
- a CDS encoding pyridoxamine 5'-phosphate oxidase family protein, with amino-acid sequence MTVWSEFVQEAPKIAALFSSRHKATDNLCMLGTVRADGSPRISPIEPRLFDGMLVLAGMPNTTKFKDLERDPRFCLHTATIDPMVGDGDVKLFGAVTDLQDKQVHARFAQDLFDESGFDIRGEEFDHFYVADLTGASCIEAADNQLAITIWKPGEGERVVRK; translated from the coding sequence ATGACCGTTTGGAGCGAGTTCGTCCAGGAAGCACCGAAAATCGCGGCCCTGTTCTCGAGTCGGCACAAAGCGACCGACAACCTCTGCATGCTCGGCACCGTCCGCGCCGACGGTTCCCCGCGTATCAGCCCGATCGAACCGCGGCTCTTCGACGGCATGCTGGTGCTCGCGGGCATGCCGAACACCACGAAGTTCAAGGACCTGGAGCGCGACCCCCGGTTCTGTCTGCACACCGCCACCATCGATCCCATGGTCGGCGACGGCGACGTGAAACTCTTCGGCGCCGTCACCGACCTACAGGACAAGCAGGTACACGCCCGATTCGCCCAGGACCTGTTCGACGAATCGGGTTTCGACATTCGCGGCGAGGAGTTCGACCACTTCTACGTCGCCGACCTCACCGGCGCATCGTGTATCGAGGCCGCCGACAACCAGCTCGCGATCACCATCTGGAAGCCGGGCGAGGGCGAGCGCGTCGTGCGGAAGTGA
- a CDS encoding alpha/beta hydrolase, which translates to MVIRWIVATLGLALAALLASITFVIAWADIPPRLIPLSLLVSNFGLYLLPVGLLGLGISAILLQQRNARVLRIVGKLVGIVCVIAMIAACFPLVASWREAHRRGAELSVLDYLTGGSNSGKPMESMSTTYATVDGTNLLLDPKLPSRAAESPRPAVVWVHGGGWSEGDRGEAPRWHKWLNDKGYAVFAIEYRLAPPPRWNQAPGDVKCAVGWVKQHAREFGVDPERVMLAGGSAGGNLALLGGYADDRVPPSCPVGDTSVRAVAAFYPPADLALGYRDSGDPEYARKALRDYIGGTPEEFPDRYAAASPITYVRPGVPPTLLLHGTRDHIVAYAQSALLAEKLKTAGVQHDLLPIPYGDHVYDFSWGDWGTQISRQVFARFLDRHFPAA; encoded by the coding sequence ATGGTGATCCGCTGGATTGTTGCCACCCTCGGGTTGGCACTGGCCGCGTTGCTGGCGTCCATCACGTTCGTGATCGCCTGGGCCGATATTCCGCCACGCCTGATCCCGCTCTCACTGCTGGTCAGCAACTTCGGACTGTATTTGCTTCCGGTCGGCCTACTGGGGCTCGGAATCAGCGCGATCCTCTTGCAGCAGCGCAATGCCAGGGTATTGCGGATAGTCGGCAAGCTGGTCGGAATCGTGTGCGTGATAGCGATGATCGCCGCCTGCTTTCCGCTTGTCGCCTCGTGGCGGGAGGCGCACCGGCGTGGCGCGGAATTGTCGGTGCTGGATTACCTCACCGGCGGGTCGAATTCCGGTAAGCCGATGGAATCGATGTCTACTACCTACGCGACCGTCGACGGCACCAATTTGCTGCTGGATCCGAAACTTCCGTCCCGCGCCGCGGAAAGTCCGCGCCCGGCGGTGGTGTGGGTGCACGGCGGGGGCTGGTCCGAGGGTGATCGGGGCGAAGCGCCGCGGTGGCACAAGTGGCTCAACGACAAGGGCTATGCGGTGTTCGCCATCGAATACCGGCTCGCGCCCCCGCCGCGCTGGAATCAGGCGCCCGGTGACGTGAAATGCGCGGTGGGCTGGGTCAAGCAGCACGCGCGGGAGTTCGGCGTGGATCCGGAGCGAGTGATGCTGGCCGGCGGCTCGGCGGGCGGGAACCTCGCCCTGCTGGGCGGATACGCCGACGACCGGGTGCCGCCGAGCTGCCCGGTGGGCGACACCTCGGTGCGCGCGGTCGCCGCGTTCTATCCGCCGGCCGACCTGGCCCTCGGCTACCGCGACTCCGGCGATCCGGAGTACGCGCGAAAAGCGTTGCGGGACTATATCGGTGGTACGCCGGAGGAGTTCCCGGACCGATACGCCGCCGCCTCACCGATCACCTATGTCCGGCCCGGCGTGCCGCCCACCCTCCTCCTGCACGGGACCCGGGACCACATCGTCGCCTACGCGCAATCGGCGCTGCTGGCGGAAAAGCTGAAAACCGCAGGGGTGCAGCATGATCTGCTGCCGATCCCCTACGGCGACCACGTCTACGACTTCAGCTGGGGTGACTGGGGCACCCAGATCTCCCGTCAGGTGTTCGCCCGATTCCTCGACCGCCATTTCCCGGCGGCCTGA
- a CDS encoding Clp protease N-terminal domain-containing protein, which translates to MFEKFTDRARRVVVLAQEEARALNHHFIGAEHLLVAVLREAESEENSPTAKALHLHGYTPSAAVERVGLQPDTGSEAAPEFLPFTDGAKEALQASLRESIALGHTAITPDHVLLGIIRSESAHVDSPAAAAITTLGLTAEDLRHPVGPSRLQLAPLVRTAFLHANDEAVRAGSEVVGAEHLLLGLLDADPELAKRVFGALGVDTDEVTAKVRGIVTGTD; encoded by the coding sequence TTGTTCGAGAAATTCACCGATCGAGCTCGCCGCGTAGTGGTGCTCGCGCAAGAAGAGGCGCGCGCGCTCAACCATCACTTCATCGGGGCCGAGCATCTACTCGTCGCGGTGCTGCGGGAAGCGGAATCCGAAGAGAACTCGCCAACCGCCAAAGCGCTGCACCTGCACGGGTATACGCCATCGGCCGCGGTCGAACGAGTCGGGCTGCAACCCGACACCGGCTCCGAAGCCGCACCGGAGTTCCTACCCTTCACCGACGGAGCCAAGGAAGCGTTGCAGGCCTCGCTGCGCGAATCGATAGCGCTGGGTCACACCGCGATCACGCCGGACCACGTGCTGCTGGGCATCATTCGCAGCGAGTCCGCGCACGTCGACTCCCCCGCCGCCGCGGCCATCACCACACTCGGGCTCACCGCCGAGGACCTGCGCCATCCCGTCGGGCCGAGCCGCCTGCAGCTCGCACCGCTGGTCCGGACAGCATTCCTGCATGCGAACGACGAGGCCGTCCGGGCTGGTAGCGAGGTCGTGGGCGCAGAGCACCTGCTGCTCGGCCTACTCGACGCCGACCCGGAACTGGCCAAACGCGTCTTCGGGGCGCTCGGCGTGGACACCGACGAGGTCACCGCGAAGGTCCGCGGCATCGTCACCGGTACCGACTAG
- a CDS encoding amino acid deaminase, translating to MEIDEKAVAALGDRVLGPEHKSVPAAAWGRTAREFLDTEPHLDDFQTPVFTLDRSALTHNLAVMGELAEAAGVRLAPHGKTTMAPQLWAEQLAAGCWGITLATPWQVQVARSFGVRRIVLANTLVDPHGLRWVAEELARDPAFEFVCWADSVATVALMDQQLRAAPGTGRIRVLVELGGAQARTGARTIEEGHAIAAAIERADRLILAGVGGYEGALARDRTPESIATLRHYLDDVARLHREFAAAGRYRDDAIVTAGGSSYQDLVLEHLAGLADEQGAQGVPTTVVLRSGAYLIHDDGLYAEVSPLIPQRSARPLRAAMHAWARVLSRPEPGLALLDAGRRDVPFDSGLPVPQHVVTQDLSGVDGMLDSMAIGKLADQHAFLRMPNATADDLPVGTVLRLGLSHPCTAFDKWRLIPVIDDADARRPRVVDLVHTFF from the coding sequence GTGGAGATCGACGAGAAGGCAGTGGCGGCGCTGGGCGACCGGGTGCTCGGACCGGAGCACAAGAGTGTGCCCGCGGCGGCATGGGGGCGCACTGCGCGCGAGTTCCTCGATACCGAACCGCATCTCGACGATTTCCAGACACCGGTGTTCACCCTCGATCGGTCGGCGCTGACCCACAACCTGGCGGTCATGGGCGAGCTGGCCGAAGCCGCCGGGGTGCGATTGGCCCCGCACGGCAAGACGACGATGGCCCCGCAGTTGTGGGCCGAGCAATTGGCGGCGGGCTGCTGGGGCATCACCTTGGCGACACCCTGGCAGGTGCAGGTGGCGCGGTCGTTCGGCGTGCGCCGCATCGTGCTCGCCAATACGCTGGTCGATCCGCACGGATTGCGCTGGGTCGCCGAGGAATTGGCGCGTGATCCGGCGTTCGAATTCGTCTGCTGGGCCGATAGCGTCGCCACGGTCGCATTGATGGACCAGCAGCTGCGCGCCGCGCCCGGCACCGGCCGAATCCGGGTCCTCGTGGAACTCGGTGGCGCGCAGGCACGTACCGGGGCCCGCACGATCGAGGAGGGTCATGCCATCGCCGCGGCGATCGAGCGCGCCGATCGGCTGATCCTGGCGGGCGTCGGCGGATACGAGGGAGCGCTGGCGCGGGACCGCACACCGGAATCGATTGCGACCCTGCGGCATTACCTGGACGACGTCGCCCGCCTGCATCGCGAATTCGCCGCCGCGGGGCGCTACCGGGACGACGCGATCGTCACCGCGGGCGGCAGCTCCTACCAGGATCTGGTGCTCGAACACCTCGCCGGTCTCGCGGATGAGCAAGGTGCGCAAGGGGTTCCGACCACGGTCGTGCTGCGCTCCGGCGCGTACCTTATTCACGACGACGGCTTGTATGCCGAGGTCTCCCCGCTCATCCCGCAGCGCAGCGCTCGCCCGCTGCGCGCGGCCATGCACGCCTGGGCCCGCGTCCTGTCCCGCCCGGAACCCGGCCTCGCACTGCTGGACGCGGGCCGCCGAGACGTGCCCTTCGATTCAGGGCTTCCGGTACCGCAACATGTTGTGACGCAAGACCTTTCCGGTGTGGATGGCATGCTCGACTCGATGGCCATCGGCAAGCTCGCCGACCAGCACGCCTTCCTCCGGATGCCGAACGCTACCGCCGACGACCTCCCGGTCGGCACGGTACTGCGCCTCGGCCTCTCGCACCCCTGTACCGCTTTCGACAAGTGGCGCCTGATCCCCGTCATCGACGACGCGGACGCCCGCCGTCCCCGCGTAGTAGACCTCGTCCACACCTTCTTCTGA